The DNA segment AGGCTGTAAGTTACCTAAATGTCCGAGAGCTGCCGATTGTTATCGTGGTCGGAACTAAATGCTAGTTACCGATCTCCTGTAAAGGAGGTGAAAAAACGTGGTTGCTTCTAAATGTTATTCATCAATCTCATATAAAGGaggtaacaaaatataaatatttgcatatttgagtcTCGAGGCCACGAAATCTCTCGTATCATGCATCCAATAATCTTTTAGTTATACGAAGATACAAGCATCGTATTCTGGGGCGGGGTAAATCgtagtttacaaaaaaatctctgatatacaataaacaatatctgaaactgacattatcaatataCTTGTTTTCTTGATTGATATCATATTTGTTGCGTTTGAGGATCTGTATTTCAACTTACATTCGGCATCCTCATGGGAACCAAATATGttcctcttcttgccgacttgttctTTGATTCAAGTCATATTGAGAACAAACCTTTACTACAAATAATATGATGTCagcatttctatgtagcaacaccCCTGCTGCGCCTGAAAATAGCCGAGTGAAtatctcccagttgatacgATAGTCCACAATTTgcatttattatcattttcGAAAAACAAACGTAACAAACGTTATggcaataaaataaattgacgaTGTTAGTATCAGAGAAAATTTAGTATAAAACTGTATTCAGTACTAGGATATCAACAATTATGCCCGAACCCCAAATCTGGTATTTTTATTGGTTGATATCTGTCGTgagtataatttataaatacgaTAAGcgttcttgatttttttttacagtaaacCTAGAGTCTAAATCAAGATCTCTATATCTACCTTCTTTTAGGGAACATAGTTGTACTAATTCTTACAACCTATCTGAtagcatatgataaaaaaagcTTGTGTAAATGGTTACAGTAGATAAGTCAATTGTTTTTcggatataaaaaagaaaatgaagtatgattgccaatgagacaacttttcacaagataccaaataagaaattaacaactaaaggtcaccgtatttccttcaacaatgagcaaaactcataccgcatagtctgctataaaaagctccgaaataacaaatgtttaacaaatcaaacaccaaaactaacggtctaataaatgtacaaaaagaaaacgaacgaaaaaaaaatatgttactcAACAACAAACAACGACCACTAAAAAGTACAGGCTCTTAACTTttgacaggcacatacacatatattttgtggcggggttaaacatggtAGCGGGATCCAAAGCCTCACCCTAACTCGGGACAGTGGTGAACCAGCACAATATAAGaacgaattataaaaatcagttggaaaaggCTTTAAAAAACTCTTAGACTAGATTACAGGATACAAATCGAAATACATCTTACAAAACACAGAACAGACGTGCCttggtacttgtacatcccaacaacaaaaagacactaagttCTATacctaaattatatattaactttGAATGTATAAAGTTAACAAATGTCTTGAATGATCTTAGCATCCATATCGGATTTACATCGCCCAAGAATAGGTTAAACGGTTAATCTAAAATGTCAAAGTTAACGAAAGAGAACGTTACTCCTATCATTTTTAGCTTATGCAATAACATGATGACGCTTGAAATTATTGCACATGACAATGTGATGGTCTTCTCAACTAATTGTCATTAATCATTCATATAAACTAATGTCAATAGACAACAGATTATCGCATTTATCTACATGACGTCTTTCTCAAAAATATGGTACCCAAGTATCTCCTGAAATGGCAGAGAAAAGTGCAGCTCTGCTTAAAGTGCGATAATTCCATCAAGTTAATTCAATATGTGCAAAATAAAACTGAATCTATTGGGAAATATAGGGaacatttatatagaaaattacaCGATTATGTATTTTAAGGACTGCAATGAAAACCAATACATAAagatatattaaaattacaatccCAATAGTGTTTCtgattaaacaaatatcaaattctAAACTAAATTGAATGAGAATATTAGTTCTTCAATCTTAAATTAGTGTAAGATATATCTTTTCCACCTACTGTATTTCTTCTTGatcacaatatttcaaaaaatatttatagtaaTATCAGAACTGCATGTATGTGGGTTTTTACCGTTCTTGGAAATAAATTTGACCTTCCAATGCCTTcaaatatctgttttaaatacttttaaaaagtaaaaagaaaaaaaaagaaaaaaagaaaaatatagaaaattgcaTATAAAATATCCCATTAATGCATACAGTCGTATAGCTTAAATGAAATTGTAGGCTCCcttaatataaataatgaaaaatatccaACATTACACTTTGTCTACTACTATTTGAGATAAAGCTTTGGAACtttcaaatttgaatgttttgtcaatgatgaaataattaattttaatgcaaaacatAATGACAAATCACAATCAATGAATGGCAAAAACTGCTTCATTCTTTTTTCTATCATGTAATGGTAGATACCATTATATTTACACGTCCGATAATTGAGGGTCCAGAACTAGTCTACCATGGTGTGATTTCctaaataattacaatattgttTAGTCTGAGTTTCATTATGATTTTAAGGACACCAATGAAGTTTGGATTCAATCAAAAACTTATTAGGGAATCGAAACAACCGtaatagataattttttttatcccatttATGTTAATTAATCTGAGTTTTGTATAGCGACACAAAATATCTATCCCAAGCAAGCCCCCCTCCCTCGTATAGTAGGTGaaactttcgatcttttattcgacatacaatgtatttgttaAAATCAGAACTAATTGAAATACGTAATAATTGTAATATTTGACTTTATtattcaagttaaaaaaaaaaggaagtaaAATGTAATAAAGTAAAAGCTCGTACTCGTTAATTAACTCTTCGATTTCGAGAATGAAGgagtttaaaaagtaaaatcacaaaaattttgATCTTAggggaaaatcaaatcggaaagttcataatcacatggcaaaatcaaataacaaaacacatcaaaaacgaatggacaagaactgtcatattcctgacttggtaaaggcattttcattttaaataactCCCATAATGAAACtagattttataaattatttcattatttgaaacTGGATAAAATTGAACTATCATTTACAATATcgtattatttcaattttggtaAACACagtacatattgtttttttttaatttatgttttgctGTAAAGTATCgataacaaagaaaatgatacaACAGTCTACAAAAATAGACCATTACATGCTTTTGGTGATATTTGTTTCGTCAAACACTATGAAGTCAGCAATAAAGTTGTGAAATCTGCTAGTCTCCGTCatgtaataaatgatatatgtgttgtttctattgtaaatattgtataatatacCCCATTTACTCTCCATGTTGACTGACGGttatatgtcataataaataaTTGTCATACCAAATCTGTGAAACACTATATAAACCTAACGAAAAGTCTATTCTAGTGTCGGTGACCATTTCaaacatttgaagaaaacatCCTTCTACAACAGTAAGTTCATtcctgtatatatatttttttcactgcTTTTACActaatttacatgtatattaacttACCTAATTCATTAATATGACATAATATTGTTACGTTTGTATAGAACACTGATTTTCTGATTTTaagtcaaaataataaaaaaaaaaaatgcaactgccaatagaccactttcgagttcatccgtcaccggcaaaaactcgtcaattatacacgcctttatgacgtcatttaccagatagaggggctcgcctgtatccctgcactatttacgttcatcaagcgtcttagtgatcgtctttgtgcaggataaactagaaataatggttgctctgtaggtacttactgacatttccctaatgacagcagtgttaattgtcaattttgagaattcaatttgccgaatcattcgtacaatatagaattatagttttccaaccactcgctcaacattggaaggaagtgacgatgcccctaaacgcacaaatgacgatgataaaggcgcgtataattgacgagttttttccggtgacggatgaactcgaaagtggtctattgcaTCTTTTATTTACACCTGACTGCCTGTTATGCTTCCGTAAAGAAAAAGGTTAACAAAAAAGAACGACGTACAGAATAATTTTCATGGTGGGTTCCTAATTAcactaaatattacaatttatatAAGAAGAAGTTCCTGGAATGCTTATTCTTATAGATCTTACTGGTATATCAATTTCAGTATAGAtcctttcatttttgtttttacatttgacAGACCATACACCATGCTGAGATTAGTTGCTCTTGCTCTCTGTGCCTCAATGGCTTTTGGATACGGATACAGCAGTGGATATGGACATGGAATTGAAATCCACGGGGGATACGGACAAAACTTTGGAGGATACGGTCATGGAGGTAATGGTGGATTCGGACAGAACTATGGAGGTCTCGACCAGGGTTATAATGGCGGATACGGATCAGACCTAGGATTTGGCGGATATGGTCATGGAAATATCGGATATGGAAATGACTTTGATTTCGAAGAAAGCTGGGGAAACGGATATGGTGAAGGACATGGGTTGATTAGTATTGGTAACGGATACGGTATTGGCGGAGGATACGGTGGACAAGGATACGGTATCGGAGGTGGACAAGGATTCGGTATTGGAGGGGGATATGGTATCGGAGGTGGACAAGGATACGGTATCGGAGGTGGACAAGGATACGGAATCGGAGGTGGACAAGGATACGGAATCGGAGGTGGACAAGGATTCGGAAACGGATTCGGTTCAGGACATGGTTTGGTCAGTATTGGAAAAGGATACGGAAAAGGACATGGTGTTGTCAGTATTGGAAAAGGAAAATATGGTAAATATCAgttattattgtttgattttaaatcatttaactaAAGTAATGTCAATGAAAATTGCAagcatgcattttattttttattctcattaatatcataattaattttaacaaGTTACCTACCAATAACATTCACATTAGAATATTTAACctttttagtttaatttggtcgtcatattttttatatttacaagtttctgatttttatttgtaggtCAGTATTGAGGACAATCATATGAACCATTGTAACAGGAACAGTCCCAAAGTGCTACAAAATTCACAAGAtccttattaaaataaaacttagaatttttttaaaaacttactGCCTTCTATCTTGGTTCATTTACTGCCGTATTGTGCTTCTGTGTACTATAGCAGAATTCAAACTAATATTTATTCAGACATTTTTAGCAATATCAAACTTTTGCGATAAGAATGTCGTggtgtaaaacaaatatgttatacaatgttataaaaaagaacatgtggtatgattgccaatgagacaactgtccacaagagaccaacatgacaccgacattataggtcaccgtacgaccttcaacactgCCATAATTGTAGAATGGAATGCAGTTCATTTGGACATTTTCTTCGAAACAAGTTAAAAATAGGTAGTTTGAAAACGTATATTTTGGGAAAGTTTTATTGCCAAAGCGGTGACATATTGTATGTGGTTTCAGCCTTCACAAGAACTATCAGATCATATAGTCCTCTTCATAGCGCCTTAGTTAGATATGATAACTGAAAAAGATCAACATATAATATCATACCCTCACTTGAATATACAGAAAGTTGTTAAATCTTTTAGTAAGCACACGAATACACTTTAAAATAAGAGTTTTTCATAGAAcctatagatttttatttaatttataaaactagctagtatgaataaaaagagaCTTTTggtaaagataaaaaaaaaaaaggaaaatcaaatcggaaatccctaatcacatggctaaatcaaatgacaaaacacatcaaaaacaaatggacaacaacttgCATATCCCTGACCATTGGTACAGgctttttcaaatgtagaaaatggttgattaaaccaAAAACAATGAGTGCTTGAGAAAAATATGGTATTTTCGTAACTTGCTACGTTgatcctgaaaaaaatctttacctTACAAATACTTCTATACAACAACATTTTTCACTCTTCACACACTTcttgatacatttatttattttcaaacgaAACAACGTGAAATGTGTTTAGGGTCTGCTTATTCAAACATCTTTGAAACTATCCTTTTTTTCAATCTACCTAGggttaaaacttaaaaaaaacacgttttgcTACCATTTCAGATTTCAACAAACATGCGTTATATCTTTTCACTTGCAAATTAAAGGTGTCTGAAAAGGATCATGCACAACCATGGCGTGCAAATACGAAAAAAAGTTATGTTACCGAGTGGAGGCAAATGTCATCATAAGCCTACATGGAAGAATGCAATAAGCGATGAAAATTAACTTTGgcatcaatatttcattttaacgtAGCCCTTAACCTTAATACATTGTCATGTAACCATcattattttttagataaagatTATCGTATTATCGAAAcgtttgtaataaaattgagaaaggaacaACCCGAcctagagcagacaacagccgaagaccaccaatgggtcttcaatgtagcgagaaactcccgcacccgtatACGTCTTTCAGCTGcacccttaaaaatatgtatactagtacagtgataatggacgtcatagtaaactccgaattatacactagaaattaaaattaaaaatcatacaagactaacaacggctagaggctcctgacttgggacaggcggaGTTAAAcgtgtttatgagatctcaaccctccccctacaatgccctatacctctagccaattttgaaaaattaacgcataacaatacgcacattaaaatttagttcaagagaagtccgagtccgatgtcagaagatgtaacaaaagaaaataaataaaatgacaataatacataaataacaacagactactagcgttaactgacatgccagctccggACCTCAACTAAACTGcatgattgaaatattatgtcTACATCATATGCATAttaggcacaatccctcccgttaggggtttagtattatactatcataaaatatatgagaagaacataacccaaGTCATGCCaacaacgtttttttttttttaaataaatgtgtttagttccgatgcaaagaccctataagtgaatcaatattaaagccaaaatatgcaatatttaaagACCTGACAACCGTATTGTAGCTGTATCCCTTCTTTATAAAtgcatatttgaaaacaaataccCAGATGGTCaagatactcatatggtccggcccgttaataaccattCGAGTATATACttatatggtccgaccatacgcgtactgTCGGAttatatgagtatacgcatatggtcatggccatacgcgtat comes from the Mytilus trossulus isolate FHL-02 chromosome 3, PNRI_Mtr1.1.1.hap1, whole genome shotgun sequence genome and includes:
- the LOC134712154 gene encoding uncharacterized protein LOC134712154 isoform X45, translating into MLRLVALALCASMAFGYGYSSGYGHGIEIHGGYGQNFGGYGHGGNGGFGQNYGGLDQGYNGGYGSDLGFGGYGHGNIGYGNDFDFEESWGNGYGEGHGLISIGNGYGIGGGYGGQGYGIGGGQGFGIGGGYGIGGGQGYGIGGGQGYGIGGGQGFGKGYGGQGYGIGGGYGIGGGQGFGKGYGGQGYGIGGGYGIGGGQGFGKGYGGQGFGIGGGYGIGGGQGFGKGYGGQGYGIGGGYGIGGGQGYGIGGGLGHGIGGGYGHGIGGGYGHGIGGGFGGISGGISIGKGKYAQY
- the LOC134712154 gene encoding uncharacterized protein LOC134712154 isoform X47 is translated as MLRLVALALCASMAFGYGYSSGYGHGIEIHGGYGQNFGGYGHGGNGGFGQNYGGLDQGYNGGYGSDLGFGGYGHGNIGYGNDFDFEESWGNGYGEGHGLISIGNGYGIGGGYGGQGYGIGGGQGFGIGGGYGIGGGQGYGIGGGQGYGIGGGQGFGKGYGGQGYGIGGGYGIGGGQGFGKGYGGQGYGIGGGYGIGGGQGFGKGYGGQGFGIGGGYGIGGGQGFGKGYGGQGYGIGGGYGIGGGQGFGKGFGGQGYGIGGGYGQGIGGGYGKGFGGISGGISIGKGKYAQY
- the LOC134712154 gene encoding uncharacterized protein LOC134712154 isoform X44; translation: MLRLVALALCASMAFGYGYSSGYGHGIEIHGGYGQNFGGYGHGGNGGFGQNYGGLDQGYNGGYGSDLGFGGYGHGNIGYGNDFDFEESWGNGYGEGHGLISIGNGYGIGGGYGGQGYGIGGGQGFGIGGGYGIGGGQGYGIGGGQGYGIGGGQGFGKGYGGQGYGIGGGYGIGGGQGFGKGYGGQGYGIGGGYGIGGGQGFGKGYGGQGFGIGGGYGIGGGQGFGKGYGGQGYGIGGGQGFGKGYGIGGGQGYGIGGGLGHGIGGGYGHGIGGGYGHGIGGGFGGISGGISIGKGKYAQY
- the LOC134712154 gene encoding uncharacterized protein LOC134712154 isoform X48, whose product is MLRLVALALCASMAFGYGYSSGYGHGIEIHGGYGQNFGGYGHGGNGGFGQNYGGLDQGYNGGYGSDLGFGGYGHGNIGYGNDFDFEESWGNGYGEGHGLISIGNGYGIGGGYGGQGYGIGGGQGFGIGGGYGIGGGQGYGIGGGQGYGIGGGQGFGKGYGGQGYGIGGGYGIGGGYGIGGGYGIGGGQGFGKGYGIGGGQGYGIGGGQGWGKGYGGQGYGIGGGQGFGKGYGGQGYGIGGGQGYGIGGGLGHGIGGGYGHGIGGGYGHGIGGGFGGISGGISIGKGKYAQY